The Scophthalmus maximus strain ysfricsl-2021 chromosome 14, ASM2237912v1, whole genome shotgun sequence region ACCACCGATTTCGCCTTCTGGGGACAGATGGACCAGAACTTCCAGTTTCAGACCCAGCTGGACTCCTTCCTGCTGGACTGCAGCGCGGCCAGCGGCCAGCTGTCGCCCTGGTCCTCGTTTGGCTGTCAGTCCATGTTCCCGGACGCGCAGTTGACCTTGACCGACCTCGACGTGCAGTCGCCGGGGTCGGCCGTCTGCGCGGAGGGGGACAGCTCCTGCGCCGACGAGCCCCTGGAGGTGACCAAGCGCAGGGCGCGTCGCCTCGTCGTGACCCACCAGCCCTACAAGGTGCAGCGGCACGCGGCCAACATccgggagaggaagaggatgctgAGCATCAACTCCGCCTTCGAGGAGCTGCGCTGCCACGTCCCGACGTTCCCGTACGAGAAGCGGCTGTCGAAGATCGACACGCTGCGACTGGCCATCGCCTACATCGCGCTGCTGAGGGAGATCCTCGTGTCGGGCTGCGACCCCAAGTCCTACGTGGACGAGTGCATGAAGAACGGCTACAAGAACCAGACCAACGCCATCTGGAACACGAGTGGTGAGCGGATCCCTCTCGTCCATTAGTCCAAGACCAGAGTAACAGTAGAACAGGTCTAACACCAAACGTGCTCACATGAACACGAATGATGATATTATTAATGATGAATTCATAATGTATCATTGACAAAAGTCTCATGAAAAGCTCATGCGGGTGTTTGTAAAATGCCTTGAAAGTActgggttttttaaaataactagGATTACTGATACAGAATTAGAACATTGGTAAAATGATAAACTGTGAGCTCCTGTGTTATACATTTATTCCTCATTTAAAACACTTGCTGATTCAGCCCTGAATGAAACAATGGTCATAACAACGTCCAAAGGGAGTTGCTATATAAGCATATATTTATACCGCAGATTGACGCATTTTCAGTCTGTAATTTATACTTtcacagagttttttttaatggtggaCTTGACTCTAATCACGTTTCAGTGGTCAGAGAGAATGACTTGTTGATGTTGACAGTAATCCCTAAAAGGACAAGTCATTCTGAGCAGACCTGCACTGTACATTTCCCATGGTGGGTCTCCCTCAGCTATTTTCTCTTAAATTAAAGCCTCATTTCTATTCTCACTGACGCACAGATTTAGAATCACTGAGTTTACTAATTCTGTGGGAATCTTGCCCCGAAGCATCCTTATGGGGCTTTTCAGGAGTAAGTATAGCCCCCCCCTCCCGTTCTTCAGGGCCCAGACCTTGGACTTGTTAAACAGTCATTAAAATGTATCTAAAAACCTATGTGTTTGTCCTGCTTTtgtctaccccccccccccctttcccagATCTGACAGCCCGTCTCTCGTGGATAAAGTGGGATTAAGTGAAGCACATGCATGGGGCGCCCCGAGTGTGGAGGCGTCGGGCGTGGAGGTGGGTCCAGGTCCTCCCATGCTGACATCTGCAGACTTCTCACCGGGTCACACACAACTCGGGCTCCCTCGAGCCCATCTATATTCCTCCATCCTCCGTGGCTTTTAATATTCTAATTCGCTGTCGACTGGTAATTGAGAGCCATTGTTTCCGGggctggggagggagagagcgtgGGCATTGTTTGCCCCAAATGGATGGCACTTGTaccggagagagacagagagagagagatgggggcaCACTGGCATGAGACTGAAAGGACTTTCCCCCCGTGAGCTCATACTTCTGCACGCGGCCCTGAAGTGTTTTCTGGACTGCGGCTCATTAAGTcgatgtgttaaaaaaagggcCTTACTCATGTAAATGAGACGACGGGGCGTGAGAAGCAGATTGGTGCAGTGTGTTTCAGCATGTCAGGTGCGGCTCCCAGTGATGGCGATGGTAAGGTCAATTGTTTTTCACGTGAAACCTCCGTCATCTGTTCttttgctatttatttatttatttattttaaatgattgcTTATTTATTGcctatttattacttttaaaagATATAATTGTGCTGCTGTCTTTTGGGGACATGTGTTAGGACAAGCTGTGCTGTTATCCATCGTTTCTGTAACTGGAATGGGAGATGCTAATTGTGATTTTCTGTACATTTGAAGTCACTCCATTGCCGTGTGACAATTGTCCCTGTTTTTCCTTGTTTGGCTCGCCACACATCACCACAGCGGAGAGTATGTGCGTTTGTAGTCGCTGTTCTCTTCTCAAAAGGCCTAAAAAGGAAACCAACATCTTTTCCACGTTGGTTTTATTCGTGGtgaattttctgtttttttccttgtgacGTCTTTGACAGGTGTCAAATCACTCATCATGGACCGAACCACCTTTTCTAATTCACCCGCCTGTTGGCTCgatatgaatgtttatttttattcataccACAGGAGTAAGTTTATCAAATTCTCTGACACACACCCATGAATTTAGTCAGCACTTTAGAACTACAAATGGTGTCATCTGGAAGCTGTGGATATTTGGGATCATCTGTATCAAATTCTATGGCAATACAATCTATGTAAAAACTTTTTCACTCACATGTCAGCATCACAGCCCGACAGGGAATCACCAGTCATAGGATTCATCCTTTGCGTTGTACGTACTGTAGGTAATTAAGTTTCATGGCAAACCATTCGGTTGTTGAGGCCAAAATCCCTAAAAAGCCATGTCATCATAGGCTGGAATATAATGTCGACTCAAAATATCAATCGGGTGCATCAGTGGGTAAATGTTTAATAGATCAAGTGGAAGAATTTTTTAGACAAATTCGCTTTTCAATTCacctgcttcctctttttcctcacaCATGCCAGTGTGACAGAGTCAGTgcgcagattttctttttaaatttcttttctttgcaacGGTGTAGTTCCTCGGAGCCTGAGCTGTCGCCTCAGCAGACGCTGCTGCAGGTGTCGTACTGGTCCCATGTGTAAAACAGGCCAAGGGAGTCAACAACACGCCCATTCTTCTTCAAGCACGTGTTCTTTTAGTGCCACTAATGGAGACCGGAGGAAACAGTCCGGTGATGGGATCTCCACGTAAGACATAGCTCATGCGTGATGCACAGCTGACGTATTCCTGTTATGGGATTTTTGCTCAAATTAAATtagaaattaaaacttttttattatctttcttctttttttttggttttacctGCAATGTTTTGGCACACGTCCTTTATTTTCCATCTGAGACGGGAAGAAATAAACCGAGCTGTATGACTCCTCCGCGAGGGTGGACTGAAATTGAA contains the following coding sequences:
- the LOC118283168 gene encoding protein Fer3; the encoded protein is MEDILFDLDHDGTTDFAFWGQMDQNFQFQTQLDSFLLDCSAASGQLSPWSSFGCQSMFPDAQLTLTDLDVQSPGSAVCAEGDSSCADEPLEVTKRRARRLVVTHQPYKVQRHAANIRERKRMLSINSAFEELRCHVPTFPYEKRLSKIDTLRLAIAYIALLREILVSGCDPKSYVDECMKNGYKNQTNAIWNTSDLTARLSWIKWD